The Bdellovibrio sp. ZAP7 DNA segment TCGAACGCCGTCGTTTAGAAATTGAAAATGCAGCGGGTTCTGATTTCAACTCCACCAAAGCCCAAACTACTTACAATCCTCAAGATTCTGGTTTGGATCTTTCGAACGATTCCCGAGCCGCAGAAGTTGCAAATATACTGGGCCGTGGTGAGCGTAAAGAGGGCGAGCCATTAAATCCAAACGATGTGATTCAAAAAGAACTTTTCAATGCGCAACAAGAAGTCGAGTATTCTGAAGCTTACAAAAAAGAATACGCTCGTCAGTTCGTGGAAAATGCACGCCGAGGCGGGTACAAGGTTTACCTTGATGAAAACTACCGTGTGAAGCAAGTCGTCCCACTGAATCGTCAGCCGGGTAGCACGGATATCTTTAACTCCCACGGCGATGCTATTCGCTAATCAAACGCGCGATCCTTTGAACCTTTTGAAAAATCCGTTGTCAGCCATACTATAATAGTCCCGTTCGCTGAAAATAATGTGATCTAAAAGTGGTATTTGAAACAGCTTGCCGCAGTTGTGCATTTTTCGGGTGGTAATCAGATCCTGATCAGAAGGTTGAACACTGGAGCTGGGATGGTTGTGCGCCATCATAAAGAAACTGGCGTTTTTTAAAATAAGAAAACGAAAGATATCTCTGGGGTGCGTCGGGCAATGATCCGCGGTCCCCCTAAAAATCATTTCCGTCGCGATAACTTGTAGCTGCGGACTTAATGCAATGACCCACAATTCTTCGGCATAGGGGTTTATGAACGTTTTCAAGGTTTCAAAAGCTTGGGCGCTGCTGGTGATTTCTGTCATGCATTGGGAACGTTGCAAAAAGCGTAACCGGGCGGACTCATCACACCGATCAGGGAAGGACGGAAAGTGGACACCCGTCTTGAAACGCACGGGCATGACTTGCGCCCGACAAATCCTCGGCATAGACTTGGGAAGAATAAGGGGTATTTATGATCAAGAATTTGCTACTTGGTGCAATGGCTGTTTCTTTGTTGGCTCTTACGAGCTGTGGTCCTAAGGCGTTCACGAAAGGTGATTACGATGACGTGAACAGAGAGAATCTTTTGAACGACCAATGGTCTGAAACAGATATGCAAAAAGCTGTTCAGGATCTTGTGAACAGTGCCCTTCAATCTCCGGCAATCACGCAGTCCAAAAAAATGCCCATCGTGATCGTGACTGGTTTGCAAAATAAAACCAGCGAACACATCGACACCCAAAGCATCATGGATATGATCCGTGTTGATCTGATGAAATCTGGCAAAGTAGCTTTCATCGATAAAGAAGCTCGCGGTGATATCGCTGACGAATACAATTACCAAAACTCGGGTATGACAAGTGCTGAAACTAAGAAAGGCCCTGGCGGTCAAATTGGTGCAGACTTCATCATCAACGGTCGTTTGGATTCAATCGTTCAAGAAGTTGGGAAAGACAAATCCGTATATTACAAACTGACTTTGAATTTGACGAATTTGAAAACAAGCATGATCACTTGGTCAGACCAAAAACAAATTCGTAAAGTGTTTAAGAAAAAATCTATCGGACTATAATGATTATTTCGACCAAGAGACTCACAGGATATGTGGGTCTTTTTTTTCTTCTGCTAAGTACGGGATGTGCATCTTATCAAAGTAAGGTGGATAAAGCCCGTACGTCCCTTATCGCTCGCAATTACGATGCGGCTTTGAAGGATCTTGAGCCGCTTGCTAATAAACAAGATGGTGATCAGTTAGTTTACTTGTTGGACTATGGCGTGGCTTTGCAGATTTCAGGTAAAGTCGATGAAAGTAACACGACATTTTTGCGCGCAGATAAACTCAGTGAACAGCTCGATTATCAGTCTGTTTCTCGAGTGACTGGTTCACTTTTATTAAACCAAGGTATGGTTCAGTATAAAGGTGACACCTTCGAAAAGATTTTCATCAATGCGTATCTTGCGATGAACTTCCTCGAAATTGGTAAGCTTGATGATGCTTTGGTTGAAGCTCGCCGTATCAATGAAAAATTTCAAAAGTATCGCCTCGATGAAAAACAGAAATTTGAACTGAATCCGTTCAGTAAATATTTGTCGGCGTTGATTTGGGAAGCAAACCGCGATTACGATGATGCCTACATCGCGTATCAAGAAGCTTATAAATTGGATCCCACAATTCCTCGTATCGGTGAGGACCTGATTCGTTCAGCAAAAAATGCCCGTCGTCCCGATACATATAAGGATTGGAAAAAGAAATTTCCTGAAGTGAAGGAAGATCCCGATTGGTACAATAAATCCCTGGGAGAGTTGGTGATTATATACCAACAGGGGTGGGGGCCCAGAAAATACGCGGCAAAAAATGAATACCGTTTGCCGGCCTTGTATCCAACTCCCAGTGAAACAAAACTCGCTCGTCTAACAATTGACGGGGGAGCAACGGTCGTCAGTCATCCAATTTACGATGTTCAAGAAGCCGCCATCAAAACTTTGCAGGAAGACTATGGAGTCTTGGTCGCGAAACGAATTGCGGGACTTGCCACTAAGGCTGTGGCAGCAGATCAAGTCCGCCAACAGAACAAATTGCTGGGTGATTTGACTTATTTAGCATTAAATATCGCCGACCAGGCGGATCTTCGTCAGTGGTCGATGCTTCCACAAACAATTCAAATCATCCGGGTTCCCTTAAGTGCAGGGGAGTATAAATTCAATCTAGAAGGTTTGAGTCTATCAGGCGCGCCGACCGGCGAAGCTTTGTACAATCAGAGGGTCACAATCAAGTCAGGCCAAAAGAAATTCATCGTTTGGCGATCCCTTAAGTAGGAATTTTCCAAGCGTTCTTTTTTGCGGCGATTATTCAAGGGCTGCGAATTTTGGACAAAAAAAAGGCCCAGCCTAAGCTGAGCCCTTTCGGTGCGAATTCTGTCGAAACAGAACTAGTTGTTCAAACCAAGAGATGAACCCGGAAGATTCGGAGTTTCTTCGTCTTGTTGAAGACCTGGAAGAACAGTCGCTTTTTCAGCAGCTACTTTAGCAGTAGTGTCTGTG contains these protein-coding regions:
- the lpoB gene encoding penicillin-binding protein activator LpoB yields the protein MIKNLLLGAMAVSLLALTSCGPKAFTKGDYDDVNRENLLNDQWSETDMQKAVQDLVNSALQSPAITQSKKMPIVIVTGLQNKTSEHIDTQSIMDMIRVDLMKSGKVAFIDKEARGDIADEYNYQNSGMTSAETKKGPGGQIGADFIINGRLDSIVQEVGKDKSVYYKLTLNLTNLKTSMITWSDQKQIRKVFKKKSIGL
- a CDS encoding COG3014 family protein, whose protein sequence is MGLFFLLLSTGCASYQSKVDKARTSLIARNYDAALKDLEPLANKQDGDQLVYLLDYGVALQISGKVDESNTTFLRADKLSEQLDYQSVSRVTGSLLLNQGMVQYKGDTFEKIFINAYLAMNFLEIGKLDDALVEARRINEKFQKYRLDEKQKFELNPFSKYLSALIWEANRDYDDAYIAYQEAYKLDPTIPRIGEDLIRSAKNARRPDTYKDWKKKFPEVKEDPDWYNKSLGELVIIYQQGWGPRKYAAKNEYRLPALYPTPSETKLARLTIDGGATVVSHPIYDVQEAAIKTLQEDYGVLVAKRIAGLATKAVAADQVRQQNKLLGDLTYLALNIADQADLRQWSMLPQTIQIIRVPLSAGEYKFNLEGLSLSGAPTGEALYNQRVTIKSGQKKFIVWRSLK
- a CDS encoding JAB domain-containing protein produces the protein MPVRFKTGVHFPSFPDRCDESARLRFLQRSQCMTEITSSAQAFETLKTFINPYAEELWVIALSPQLQVIATEMIFRGTADHCPTHPRDIFRFLILKNASFFMMAHNHPSSSVQPSDQDLITTRKMHNCGKLFQIPLLDHIIFSERDYYSMADNGFFKRFKGSRV